Proteins encoded within one genomic window of Lampris incognitus isolate fLamInc1 chromosome 19, fLamInc1.hap2, whole genome shotgun sequence:
- the f3a gene encoding coagulation factor IIIa: MLKRRPAAVSFALLAAALVSSSVVSGSFPVAQNVTWKSTNFKTMLTWEPKPTPDYSYTVEFSVIGEDRKRNPHCIHTAETECDLSSSLTDLKSTYVADILSEPPLGVTSELTEFPHARSPRFCPYKDTDIGRPDFKIEVSKDKSNITLYVSDPLTALFDGGRRLSIRDIFTDDLQYKVTYRRAKSSGKRTQTSKSSEIAINNVDRGQSYCFNVQAFIPSRTSKQLGELSQTKCTHSEDESIFDTYSAGVIVGAIVLILAVVVTVISVTVICCKRRAQKNGKEGVPLRDV, translated from the exons ATGCTGAAACGGAGACCAGCCGCTGTTTCTTTTGCACTTCTTGCTGCTGCGCTGGTTTCCAGCAGCGTGGTCTCAG GCTCCTTTCCCGTGGCCCAAAATGTCACCTGGAAATCAACCAACTTTAAAACAATGCTTACATGGGAACCTAAACCAACACCTGACTATTCTTACACCGTTGAATTCTCAGT GATTGGTGAGGACAGAAAGAGAAACCCGCACTGcatccacacagcagagaccgaGTGTGACCTGTCCAGTTCTTTGACAGACCTCAAATCCACATACGTGGCCGATATACTCTCTGAACCCCCACTCGGAGTCACCTCCGAACTCACCGAGTTCCCCCACGCAAGGTCGCCGCGCTTTTGCCCCTACAAAGACA CTGATATCGGCAGACCTGACTTCAAGATCGAGGTGAGCAAAGACAAGAGCAACATCACCCTGTACGTGTCGGACCCGCTTACGGCCCTGTTCGACGGCGGCAGGAGGCTGAGCATCCGCGACATCTTCACCGATGACCTTCAGTACAAGGTCACCTACAGGAGAGCTAAAAGCTCTGGCAAG CGAACGCAGACCTCCAAGAGCAGCGAGATTGCGATAAATAACGTGGACCGGGGACAGAGCTACTGCTTCAACGTGCAGGCCTTCATCCCCAGCCGCACCAGCAAGCAGCTGGGCGAGCTCAGCCAAACCAAGTGTACCCACAGCGAGGACGAGTCCATCTTTGACA CGTACTCGGCCGGTGTGATCGTCGGCGCCATCGTCCTGATCTTGGCTGTCGTGGTCACCGTCATCTCTGTCACGGTGATCTGCTGCAAGCGCAGGGCCCAAAAAAATGGAAAGGAGGGCGTGCCGCTGCGGGACGTGTGA